The nucleotide sequence CGACCAGGTTCGCCTCCGAGCGCAGGATCACGCCGTCGTCGAGCACCTTCAACGCGTTGGCGGCGAGGGTGCCGCCGGTGGTGGTGATGTCGACGATGAGCTCGGCGGCGCCGGTCGCCGGGGTGCCCTCGGTGGCGCCGAGGCTTTCGACGATGCGGTAGTCGACCAGGCCGTGGCGGGCGAAGAACCCGCCGGTGAGGTTGAGATACTTGGTGGCGACGCGCAGTTTCCGGTCATGCTTGGCGCGGAAGGCGGTGGCGACGTCGTCGAGGTCATGCATGGTGGCGACGTCGATCCAGGCTTGCGGCACCGCCACCACCACATTGGCGTAACCGAAGCCGAGCGGCGTCACCATCGCCACGCGGGCGTCGGCGTCGGGGATGGTCTCGCGCACCAGGTCTTCGCCGGTGACGCCGAAATGCACGGTGCCGGCCGCAACTTCCTTGGCGATCTCGGAGGCGGACAGATACGCCACCTCGACGCCGGGCACGCCGGCCAGCGCGCCGCGATAGTCGCGGGCGCCGCGCCCCTGCACCAGCGCCATGCCGGCGCGGCCGAAGAAGGCGTGGGTGTTCTCCTGCAGCCGGCCCTTCGAGGGCACGGCGAGAACCAGCGGGGATTTGTTCATGCCAGACCTCCCGCCTTGGTGAGCCGATCGATCCAGCACGCCAGCCCGACCGCCGCCACCTTCGTCTCGCTGCCGAGCAGCGTGCACAGTTCGTCGTAGCGGCCGCCGGCGACCAGCGGGCCGGGCTCGGCGCCGTCCGGGTCGTGCAACTCGAACACGAAGCCGGAATAATATTCCAGGCCGCGGCCGAACGCGGTCGAGAACCGCATGCGGGAGACCTCAAGCCCCTGCGCGGCGAAGAAGCCGGTGCGCTGCTCGAAGGCGTCGATGGCCGGCGTAAGGTCGATGTCGGCCTCGCGCGCCAGCGTGCGCAGCGCGTCGGCGGCTTCGTCGGGGTCGCCGCTGATCTGCAGGAACTGCTCGATCACCCCGAGCGCGGCCGCCGGCATCGCCGCGGTGGCGCCGAGCGCGGCCTGCTCCAGGAAGCGTTCGGCGATTTCGCCGGCGGATCTGCCGCCGACGGTGGTGATGCCGGCAATCGACAACAGGTCGGTGACCACGGCGCGGGCGGCCTTGGGGTCCTGGCCCGCCAGCGCGGCCAGCACGCCGGCGTAGGGCATGGACGGCTGCGCCGAGCCGATCCGTTCGAGGTCATCGGTCAGCGAGCCGCCGCGGTTGAAATCCTTCAACAGCCGCCGCCGCCACTGCGGCGGCAGGTCGAGCGCCTCGATCAGCGCGGCGAACAGGCTGCGGTCGCCGATCAGAATTTCGGGACGGGCGATGCCAAACTGGCCGGCGGCCTCGCAGCCCAGTGCCAGCACCTCGGCGTCGGCGGCCTCGCG is from Blastochloris viridis and encodes:
- the hisG gene encoding ATP phosphoribosyltransferase; protein product: MNKSPLVLAVPSKGRLQENTHAFFGRAGMALVQGRGARDYRGALAGVPGVEVAYLSASEIAKEVAAGTVHFGVTGEDLVRETIPDADARVAMVTPLGFGYANVVVAVPQAWIDVATMHDLDDVATAFRAKHDRKLRVATKYLNLTGGFFARHGLVDYRIVESLGATEGTPATGAAELIVDITTTGGTLAANALKVLDDGVILRSEANLVASLTATWTDDNRTAAAAILDRIAAEGLARSIREVRTRFPELTAEMIEDATAKFGVTAPFGAPTSTGMVTLHCPPVAIHALASFLRERGAEAVTVAPIEYVFTASNPLWETLEARLG
- a CDS encoding ATP phosphoribosyltransferase regulatory subunit — its product is MDGPISADEAGETPAQTLLTQFERAGYRYVAPAILQPADMVLDLAGEDMRRRIFLTTDAGGREWCLRPDLTIPVCRDHLAAGRGGGPVGYCYLGPVFRFRGEAPGEFLQAGIESLGRQDREAADAEVLALGCEAAGQFGIARPEILIGDRSLFAALIEALDLPPQWRRRLLKDFNRGGSLTDDLERIGSAQPSMPYAGVLAALAGQDPKAARAVVTDLLSIAGITTVGGRSAGEIAERFLEQAALGATAAMPAAALGVIEQFLQISGDPDEAADALRTLAREADIDLTPAIDAFEQRTGFFAAQGLEVSRMRFSTAFGRGLEYYSGFVFELHDPDGAEPGPLVAGGRYDELCTLLGSETKVAAVGLACWIDRLTKAGGLA